One window of the Passer domesticus isolate bPasDom1 chromosome 14, bPasDom1.hap1, whole genome shotgun sequence genome contains the following:
- the CERS3 gene encoding ceramide synthase 3 isoform X4, whose protein sequence is MVSLTATSESMAYILKTLNRWFWWENIWMPINCTWADFVDRDGLVFPKPHQLYATIPYAFVLLIIRFFTERYVAIPLAKALGIKNVRRVKPQPNPVLESYFRECSRQPSQSEIKGLAKKCNCTVHLVEKWFRRRRNLEIPTVLRKFQEAFWRFSFYLTSSIVGFIFLYDTLLPSQYWYYMAEIGFYWSLIFTLGIDIKRKDFTAHVVHHLAAIGLMSGSWCGNYVRLGTLVIFVHDTADFWLEAAKMFNYARWEKTCNILFIIFSIAFFITRMILFPFWILRATLYQPTYYSTTPVIAYFLFNGMLLTLQGLHLYWGYLIFKILKRFVFLKDLKDDRSDEEEEDSLTDIEEESTKSGTKNSSGSSKHLLSSSHH, encoded by the exons CATGGCGTATATACTAAAGACACTCAACAGGTGGTTCTGGTGGGAGAATATCTGGATGCCCATCAACTGCACGTGGGCAGATTTTGTGGACCGTGATGGCCTCGTGTTCCCCAAACCACACCAGCTGTACGCCACGATCCCGTACGCGTTTGTGCTGCTGATCATCCgcttcttcactgaaag ATATGTTGCTATACCTTTAGCAAAAGCCTTGGGTATAAAGAATGTAAGACGTGTGAAGCCACAGCCTAATCCTGTGTTAGAGAGTTATTTCCGGGAGTGCTCAAGACAACCATCCCAA TCAGAGATCAAAGGCCTTGCCAAAAAGTGCAACTGCACAGTCCACTTGGTGGAGAAATGGTTCAGGAGACGGCGAAACCTGGAGATCCCAACCGTGCTCCGGAAATTCCAGGAAGCTTT CTGGCGATTTTCATTTTATCTGACATCCTCCATTGTTGGATTTATATTTCTGTATGAT ACCTTGCTGCCATCCCAGTACTGGTACTACATGGCCGAGATCGGCTTTTACTGGTCTCTCATATTCACCCTCGGCATTGACATCAAACGCAAG gatttCACGGCTCACGTCGTTCATCACCTGGCAGCCATCGGGTTGATGAGCGGCTCTTGGTGCGGCAATTACGTGCGGCTTGGAACCCTGGTGATCTTCGTGCACGACACTGCGGATTTCTGGCTCGAG GCAGCCAAAATGTTTAATTATGCTCGCTGGGAGAAAACTTGCAACATACTGTTCATCATCTTCTCTATTGCATTCTTCATCACCAGGATGATCCTATTCCCCTTCTG GATTCTTCGTGCCACACTATATCAGCCTACCTACTACTCCACCACTCCTGTCATAGCATATTTTTTATTCAATGGGATGCTATTAACCCTCCAAGGCTTGCATTTATATTGGGGTTACTTAATTTTCAAGATTTTGAAAAGGTTCGTTTTCCTAAAG GACTTGAAAGATGATCGGagtgatgaagaggaggaggattcTCTTACAGACATTGAAGAGGAGTCCACAAAGAGTGGCACCAAGAACAGCAGTGGGTCAAGCAAACACCTCCTGAGCAGCAGTCACCACTAG
- the CERS3 gene encoding ceramide synthase 3 isoform X2, whose amino-acid sequence MSMAYILKTLNRWFWWENIWMPINCTWADFVDRDGLVFPKPHQLYATIPYAFVLLIIRFFTERYVAIPLAKALGIKNVRRVKPQPNPVLESYFRECSRQPSQSEIKGLAKKCNCTVHLVEKWFRRRRNLEIPTVLRKFQEAFWRFSFYLTSSIVGFIFLYDKPWFYDIWQTWVGYPFQTLLPSQYWYYMAEIGFYWSLIFTLGIDIKRKDFTAHVVHHLAAIGLMSGSWCGNYVRLGTLVIFVHDTADFWLEAAKMFNYARWEKTCNILFIIFSIAFFITRMILFPFWILRATLYQPTYYSTTPVIAYFLFNGMLLTLQGLHLYWGYLIFKILKRFVFLKDLKDDRSDEEEEDSLTDIEEESTKSGTKNSSGSSKHLLSSSHH is encoded by the exons CATGGCGTATATACTAAAGACACTCAACAGGTGGTTCTGGTGGGAGAATATCTGGATGCCCATCAACTGCACGTGGGCAGATTTTGTGGACCGTGATGGCCTCGTGTTCCCCAAACCACACCAGCTGTACGCCACGATCCCGTACGCGTTTGTGCTGCTGATCATCCgcttcttcactgaaag ATATGTTGCTATACCTTTAGCAAAAGCCTTGGGTATAAAGAATGTAAGACGTGTGAAGCCACAGCCTAATCCTGTGTTAGAGAGTTATTTCCGGGAGTGCTCAAGACAACCATCCCAA TCAGAGATCAAAGGCCTTGCCAAAAAGTGCAACTGCACAGTCCACTTGGTGGAGAAATGGTTCAGGAGACGGCGAAACCTGGAGATCCCAACCGTGCTCCGGAAATTCCAGGAAGCTTT CTGGCGATTTTCATTTTATCTGACATCCTCCATTGTTGGATTTATATTTCTGTATGAT AAACCCTGGTTTTACGACATATGGCAGACGTGGGTTGGTTATCCGTTTCAG ACCTTGCTGCCATCCCAGTACTGGTACTACATGGCCGAGATCGGCTTTTACTGGTCTCTCATATTCACCCTCGGCATTGACATCAAACGCAAG gatttCACGGCTCACGTCGTTCATCACCTGGCAGCCATCGGGTTGATGAGCGGCTCTTGGTGCGGCAATTACGTGCGGCTTGGAACCCTGGTGATCTTCGTGCACGACACTGCGGATTTCTGGCTCGAG GCAGCCAAAATGTTTAATTATGCTCGCTGGGAGAAAACTTGCAACATACTGTTCATCATCTTCTCTATTGCATTCTTCATCACCAGGATGATCCTATTCCCCTTCTG GATTCTTCGTGCCACACTATATCAGCCTACCTACTACTCCACCACTCCTGTCATAGCATATTTTTTATTCAATGGGATGCTATTAACCCTCCAAGGCTTGCATTTATATTGGGGTTACTTAATTTTCAAGATTTTGAAAAGGTTCGTTTTCCTAAAG GACTTGAAAGATGATCGGagtgatgaagaggaggaggattcTCTTACAGACATTGAAGAGGAGTCCACAAAGAGTGGCACCAAGAACAGCAGTGGGTCAAGCAAACACCTCCTGAGCAGCAGTCACCACTAG
- the CERS3 gene encoding ceramide synthase 3 isoform X3 yields MAYILKTLNRWFWWENIWMPINCTWADFVDRDGLVFPKPHQLYATIPYAFVLLIIRFFTERYVAIPLAKALGIKNVRRVKPQPNPVLESYFRECSRQPSQSEIKGLAKKCNCTVHLVEKWFRRRRNLEIPTVLRKFQEAFWRFSFYLTSSIVGFIFLYDKPWFYDIWQTWVGYPFQTLLPSQYWYYMAEIGFYWSLIFTLGIDIKRKDFTAHVVHHLAAIGLMSGSWCGNYVRLGTLVIFVHDTADFWLEAAKMFNYARWEKTCNILFIIFSIAFFITRMILFPFWILRATLYQPTYYSTTPVIAYFLFNGMLLTLQGLHLYWGYLIFKILKRFVFLKDLKDDRSDEEEEDSLTDIEEESTKSGTKNSSGSSKHLLSSSHH; encoded by the exons ATGGCGTATATACTAAAGACACTCAACAGGTGGTTCTGGTGGGAGAATATCTGGATGCCCATCAACTGCACGTGGGCAGATTTTGTGGACCGTGATGGCCTCGTGTTCCCCAAACCACACCAGCTGTACGCCACGATCCCGTACGCGTTTGTGCTGCTGATCATCCgcttcttcactgaaag ATATGTTGCTATACCTTTAGCAAAAGCCTTGGGTATAAAGAATGTAAGACGTGTGAAGCCACAGCCTAATCCTGTGTTAGAGAGTTATTTCCGGGAGTGCTCAAGACAACCATCCCAA TCAGAGATCAAAGGCCTTGCCAAAAAGTGCAACTGCACAGTCCACTTGGTGGAGAAATGGTTCAGGAGACGGCGAAACCTGGAGATCCCAACCGTGCTCCGGAAATTCCAGGAAGCTTT CTGGCGATTTTCATTTTATCTGACATCCTCCATTGTTGGATTTATATTTCTGTATGAT AAACCCTGGTTTTACGACATATGGCAGACGTGGGTTGGTTATCCGTTTCAG ACCTTGCTGCCATCCCAGTACTGGTACTACATGGCCGAGATCGGCTTTTACTGGTCTCTCATATTCACCCTCGGCATTGACATCAAACGCAAG gatttCACGGCTCACGTCGTTCATCACCTGGCAGCCATCGGGTTGATGAGCGGCTCTTGGTGCGGCAATTACGTGCGGCTTGGAACCCTGGTGATCTTCGTGCACGACACTGCGGATTTCTGGCTCGAG GCAGCCAAAATGTTTAATTATGCTCGCTGGGAGAAAACTTGCAACATACTGTTCATCATCTTCTCTATTGCATTCTTCATCACCAGGATGATCCTATTCCCCTTCTG GATTCTTCGTGCCACACTATATCAGCCTACCTACTACTCCACCACTCCTGTCATAGCATATTTTTTATTCAATGGGATGCTATTAACCCTCCAAGGCTTGCATTTATATTGGGGTTACTTAATTTTCAAGATTTTGAAAAGGTTCGTTTTCCTAAAG GACTTGAAAGATGATCGGagtgatgaagaggaggaggattcTCTTACAGACATTGAAGAGGAGTCCACAAAGAGTGGCACCAAGAACAGCAGTGGGTCAAGCAAACACCTCCTGAGCAGCAGTCACCACTAG
- the CERS3 gene encoding ceramide synthase 3 isoform X1, which translates to MVSLTATSESMAYILKTLNRWFWWENIWMPINCTWADFVDRDGLVFPKPHQLYATIPYAFVLLIIRFFTERYVAIPLAKALGIKNVRRVKPQPNPVLESYFRECSRQPSQSEIKGLAKKCNCTVHLVEKWFRRRRNLEIPTVLRKFQEAFWRFSFYLTSSIVGFIFLYDKPWFYDIWQTWVGYPFQTLLPSQYWYYMAEIGFYWSLIFTLGIDIKRKDFTAHVVHHLAAIGLMSGSWCGNYVRLGTLVIFVHDTADFWLEAAKMFNYARWEKTCNILFIIFSIAFFITRMILFPFWILRATLYQPTYYSTTPVIAYFLFNGMLLTLQGLHLYWGYLIFKILKRFVFLKDLKDDRSDEEEEDSLTDIEEESTKSGTKNSSGSSKHLLSSSHH; encoded by the exons CATGGCGTATATACTAAAGACACTCAACAGGTGGTTCTGGTGGGAGAATATCTGGATGCCCATCAACTGCACGTGGGCAGATTTTGTGGACCGTGATGGCCTCGTGTTCCCCAAACCACACCAGCTGTACGCCACGATCCCGTACGCGTTTGTGCTGCTGATCATCCgcttcttcactgaaag ATATGTTGCTATACCTTTAGCAAAAGCCTTGGGTATAAAGAATGTAAGACGTGTGAAGCCACAGCCTAATCCTGTGTTAGAGAGTTATTTCCGGGAGTGCTCAAGACAACCATCCCAA TCAGAGATCAAAGGCCTTGCCAAAAAGTGCAACTGCACAGTCCACTTGGTGGAGAAATGGTTCAGGAGACGGCGAAACCTGGAGATCCCAACCGTGCTCCGGAAATTCCAGGAAGCTTT CTGGCGATTTTCATTTTATCTGACATCCTCCATTGTTGGATTTATATTTCTGTATGAT AAACCCTGGTTTTACGACATATGGCAGACGTGGGTTGGTTATCCGTTTCAG ACCTTGCTGCCATCCCAGTACTGGTACTACATGGCCGAGATCGGCTTTTACTGGTCTCTCATATTCACCCTCGGCATTGACATCAAACGCAAG gatttCACGGCTCACGTCGTTCATCACCTGGCAGCCATCGGGTTGATGAGCGGCTCTTGGTGCGGCAATTACGTGCGGCTTGGAACCCTGGTGATCTTCGTGCACGACACTGCGGATTTCTGGCTCGAG GCAGCCAAAATGTTTAATTATGCTCGCTGGGAGAAAACTTGCAACATACTGTTCATCATCTTCTCTATTGCATTCTTCATCACCAGGATGATCCTATTCCCCTTCTG GATTCTTCGTGCCACACTATATCAGCCTACCTACTACTCCACCACTCCTGTCATAGCATATTTTTTATTCAATGGGATGCTATTAACCCTCCAAGGCTTGCATTTATATTGGGGTTACTTAATTTTCAAGATTTTGAAAAGGTTCGTTTTCCTAAAG GACTTGAAAGATGATCGGagtgatgaagaggaggaggattcTCTTACAGACATTGAAGAGGAGTCCACAAAGAGTGGCACCAAGAACAGCAGTGGGTCAAGCAAACACCTCCTGAGCAGCAGTCACCACTAG
- the CERS3 gene encoding ceramide synthase 3 isoform X5 encodes MVSLTATSESMAYILKTLNRWFWWENIWMPINCTWADFVDRDGLVFPKPHQLYATIPYAFVLLIIRFFTERYVAIPLAKALGIKNVRRVKPQPNPVLESYFRECSRQPSQSEIKGLAKKCNCTVHLVEKWFRRRRNLEIPTVLRKFQEAFWRFSFYLTSSIVGFIFLYDKPWFYDIWQTWVGYPFQTLLPSQYWYYMAEIGFYWSLIFTLGIDIKRKDFTAHVVHHLAAIGLMSGSWCGNYVRLGTLVIFVHDTADFWLEAAKMFNYARWEKTCNILFIIFSIAFFITRMILFPFWILRATLYQPTYYSTTPVIAYFLFNGMLLTLQGLHLYWGYLIFKILKRT; translated from the exons CATGGCGTATATACTAAAGACACTCAACAGGTGGTTCTGGTGGGAGAATATCTGGATGCCCATCAACTGCACGTGGGCAGATTTTGTGGACCGTGATGGCCTCGTGTTCCCCAAACCACACCAGCTGTACGCCACGATCCCGTACGCGTTTGTGCTGCTGATCATCCgcttcttcactgaaag ATATGTTGCTATACCTTTAGCAAAAGCCTTGGGTATAAAGAATGTAAGACGTGTGAAGCCACAGCCTAATCCTGTGTTAGAGAGTTATTTCCGGGAGTGCTCAAGACAACCATCCCAA TCAGAGATCAAAGGCCTTGCCAAAAAGTGCAACTGCACAGTCCACTTGGTGGAGAAATGGTTCAGGAGACGGCGAAACCTGGAGATCCCAACCGTGCTCCGGAAATTCCAGGAAGCTTT CTGGCGATTTTCATTTTATCTGACATCCTCCATTGTTGGATTTATATTTCTGTATGAT AAACCCTGGTTTTACGACATATGGCAGACGTGGGTTGGTTATCCGTTTCAG ACCTTGCTGCCATCCCAGTACTGGTACTACATGGCCGAGATCGGCTTTTACTGGTCTCTCATATTCACCCTCGGCATTGACATCAAACGCAAG gatttCACGGCTCACGTCGTTCATCACCTGGCAGCCATCGGGTTGATGAGCGGCTCTTGGTGCGGCAATTACGTGCGGCTTGGAACCCTGGTGATCTTCGTGCACGACACTGCGGATTTCTGGCTCGAG GCAGCCAAAATGTTTAATTATGCTCGCTGGGAGAAAACTTGCAACATACTGTTCATCATCTTCTCTATTGCATTCTTCATCACCAGGATGATCCTATTCCCCTTCTG GATTCTTCGTGCCACACTATATCAGCCTACCTACTACTCCACCACTCCTGTCATAGCATATTTTTTATTCAATGGGATGCTATTAACCCTCCAAGGCTTGCATTTATATTGGGGTTACTTAATTTTCAAGATTTTGAAAAG GACTTGA